Proteins encoded by one window of Cloeon dipterum chromosome 4, ieCloDipt1.1, whole genome shotgun sequence:
- the LOC135943730 gene encoding putative ankyrin repeat protein RF_0381, producing the protein MNSFTGEKDLDRFIEKIKLGATPLMIAARSEDLKRCLELVEAGQDPEATTDLGLSLFHFAAVNMRHGLEIISHFLGQGLDLSEAKDVDGEDPVLYAIRAGDFSLARNILRLQNGETNLLLFFVTRNNLTMAQLMHAIDPELIKQRDAKGNNALHLAAEFADLEMCEWIVKQGVDVRSVNALKMTALHCAVLNVNYGREIVRYLVFRLKLDVYAKNSLSETPLHLALSAGNLELAQQLLDFGVKVERCGTNLLHYCVKRNKLKSVRFVHSRDNSLVKQLDYSGRNALHIAAESADMAMCHWLIEEGVDAKTLVRVRKTSALHYVGCNKFYGKQLVAFFVGLGLDLNKMDKFLYTPLHVALINQNIEVAEEMIKYEADFRVKSGHFNLLHHCVIENKLKSVKLLFLKDPELAKQLTLSGENALHLAAKHADKEMCLFLCEVADLNPHTLSPEQSNSVLHFAVGNERYGVGLIEYFATETRVDVHQRNRCLETPLHCALDEENLVGADELLRAGADLNVKLAQNSLLHFCATRKKLLSASFVLEKNKDMINELGNYGMTALHVAAIWGHLEFCKFLVEQGIDFNAKDSFDRTAQSYISFENWKLKSFFRSLRAFSSP; encoded by the coding sequence ATGAATTCATTCACGGGTGAGAAAGACTTGGATCGCTTCATCGAGAAGATAAAGTTGGGTGCTACTCCTTTAATGATTGCGGCCAGATCCGAAGACCTAAAAAGGTGCTTGGAGCTCGTGGAGGCAGGCCAAGACCCCGAAGCGACCACAGATTTGGGCCTATCGCTTTTTCACTTCGCTGCCGTGAATATGAGACACGGACTGGAAATTATTTCGCACTTCCTGGGCCAAGGACTCGATTTATCAGAAGCAAAGGACGTTGACGGCGAGGATCCAGTCCTTTACGCCATCAGGGCAGGAGACTTTAGCCTCGCCAGGAATATTTTGAGGCTTCAAAATGGGGAAACAAACCTGCTGCTCTTCTTTGTAACACGAAACAATTTAACTATGGCTCAACTTATGCACGCAATCGATCCTGAATTGATCAAACAACGGGACGCAAAAGGTAATAATGCCCTCCACCTTGCGGCCGAGTTTGCGGACCTGGAAATGTGCGAGTGGATCGTCAAACAAGGCGTCGACGTAAGATCTGTGAACGCACTCAAAATGACTGCACTGCACTGCGCTGTGCTGAACGTTAATTATGGGAGAGAAATTGTCAGGTACTTGGTCTTCCGCTTGAAATTGGACGTTTACGCCAAAAACAGTTTGAGCGAGACGCCCCTACACCTGGCCCTTTCGGCAGGAAACCTTGAATTGGCGCAGCAGTTGCTGGACTTTGGAGTCAAAGTGGAGAGGTGCGGCACGAACCTTTTGCACTACTGCGTCAAGAGAAATAAACTCAAAAGCGTAAGGTTTGTGCACAGCAGGGACAACTCCCTGGTAAAACAGCTCGACTACAGTGGCCGAAACGCTCTTCACATCGCAGCTGAGTCCGCGGACATGGCAATGTGCCACTGGCTAATTGAAGAGGGCGTCGACGCCAAGACTTTGGTCCGAGTTAGGAAAACCTCGGCTCTCCATTACGTCGGCTGCAACAAATTCTACGGAAAACAACTCGTCGCTTTCTTCGTAGGCTTGGGGTTGGATTTGAACAAAATGGACAAGTTTCTCTACACCCCTCTTCACGTCGCTCTGattaaccaaaatattgaGGTCGCTGAGGAGATGATCAAATACGAAGCCGACTTTAGAGTAAAATCAGGCCACTTCAACCTGCTGCACCATTgtgtgattgaaaataaattaaaaagcgtaaaattgttgtttctcAAGGACCCAGAACTGGCCAAGCAGCTAACGCTTTCGGGGGAAAACGCTCTTCACTTGGCCGCGAAGCACGCGGACAAAGAAATGTGCCTATTCCTGTGCGAAGTGGCGGACCTCAACCCTCACACTCTCAGCCCTGAACAGAGCAACAGTGTTTTGCACTTCGCCGTGGGCAACGAAAGATACGGGGTGGGACTTATTGAGTACTTTGCCACCGAGACAAGGGTGGACGTGCACCAAAGAAACAGATGTCTCGAAACCCCCCTGCACTGTGCCCTGGACGAAGAAAATTTGGTCGGCGCTGACGAGTTGCTGCGGGCCGGCGCGGACTTAAATGTCAAGTTGGCACAAAACAGCCTCCTGCACTTTTGCGCCACTCGAAAAAAACTGCTCAGCGCCAGTTTCGTCCTCGAGAAGAACAAAGACATGATCAACGAATTGGGCAATTACGGAATGACCGCATTGCACGTCGCGGCAATTTGGGGGCATCTCGAGTTCTGCAAGTTTTTGGTCGAGCAAGGAATCGACTTCAACGCGAAAGATTCTTTTGATCGCACGGCGCAGTCCTATATTTCGTTCGAAAACTGGAAACTTAAGTCTTTCTTCCGTTCGTTACGAGCATTTTCATCACCATAA
- the LOC135943731 gene encoding putative ankyrin repeat protein RF_0381 has protein sequence MNSFMSVPDTSRFIEKTTEDLTLLMLAARDENLESCLAILKSGESAEARTKFGLTPLHFAALNKENGVEIVWHFANQEKLDVKEKDEDGEEAIFYAVRKGNFRVAQVLLELREEENKNLLHFFITQNRSDVAQIIHEWNPNLIKEVDSVKRNALHLAAQFADLSACKWIIAEGIDVASTSIFGTALHRAPLNKNHGIELVRFFVSKKLKLNEKSEFGSVPLDSALAAENIDIARELLRLGASLHIKGHNFLLNCVLVNKLNCVKFLHELDETLIRGKDAKGRDALHIAAEDADLEMCQWLVENGVPVDSLNGERETSVLHHVGLNAKHGTQLVQYFFYLGLDINKHDKYYCFPLNYALRNQYFDVAQEMLKYGADFYARNYNMNIFHACILENNLEGVKFVFSKDPEIIFSLADEDLNALHFAANHADLKMCEWLCEKNVDALALNHDERGNTVLHFAAKNKMFGKSLVPFFVSKGVNVNLKNNNSHSAFCVALHTENIAAAEELLKAGADMDINLESGDTNALHFCTRNNKLLSAKFVVGLNKQLIKEDFQGITILHVAAQTADLQFCKFLVENGADVHAKDFLGRSVLVYVPRKQKEKRNYFLSLGVRC, from the coding sequence ATGAACTCGTTCATGAGCGTGCCGGACACAAGCCGCTTCATCGAAAAGACAACTGAAGACCTGACCCTTCTGATGCTCGCAGCCAGGGATGAGAACCTGGAAAGCTGCCTCGCAATCCTGAAAAGTGGAGAAAGTGCTGAGGCACGGACAAAATTCGGCTTGACGCCTCTTCACTTCGCGGCCTTGAACAAGGAGAACGGAGTCGAAATCGTCTGGCACTTCGCAAACCAAGAGAAACTAGACGTGAAGGAAAAGGACGAGGACGGAGAGGAAGCCATTTTCTACGCAGTAAGGAAGGGAAACTTCAGGGTGGCGCAGGTGCTGCTCGAACTGCGAgaagaggaaaacaaaaatctcttgcatttttttataactcaAAATAGATCTGACGTCGCTCAGATAATTCACGAGTGGAAcccgaatttaattaaggagGTTGATTCAGTTAAGAGAAACGCCCTCCACCTGGCAGCCCAGTTCGCCGACCTGAGTGCCTGCAAGTGGATCATCGCCGAGGGCATTGACGTAGCGTCAACGAGCATTTTTGGGACTGCCTTGCACCGCGCTccgttaaataaaaaccacggAATAGAATTAGTTCGGTTTTTCGTGTCAAAGAAGCTCAAgttgaatgaaaaatcagaGTTCGGATCTGTGCCTTTGGATTCTGCTCTTGCAGcggaaaatattgacattGCTCGCGAGTTGCTGAGACTCGGCGCTTCTCTGCACATAAAGGgccacaattttttgctgaattgCGTATTAGTTAACAAGCTGAATTGCGTGAAATTCCTTCACGAATTAGATGAAACACTGATTAGAGGCAAAGACGCGAAAGGGCGAGACGCACTTCACATAGCGGCGGAGGATGCTGATCTAGAGATGTGCCAATGGCTCGTGGAAAACGGCGTCCCAGTGGATTCTTTGAATGGAGAACGTGAAACCTCAGTTTTGCATCACGTCGGCCTCAATGCGAAGCACGGAACTCAActagttcaatattttttctatttgggGCTTGACATCAACAAGCACGACAAATATTACTGCTTTCCTTTGAATTACGCTTTGAGAAACCAATATTTTGACGTGGCACAGGAAATGCTGAAATATGGCGCCGATTTCTACGCGCGAAACTACAACATGAACATTTTCCACGCCTGCATACTGGAGAACAATTTAGAAGGCGTTAAATTCGTGTTCTCGAAGGAcccagaaataattttttcactcgcGGATGAAGACTTGAATGCCCTTCACTTCGCAGCGAATCACGCCGATTTGAAAATGTGCGAGTGGCTGTGCGAAAAGAACGTCGACGCGCTGGCCCTGAATCATGATGAGCGGGGAAACACGGTTCTTCACTTCGCCGCAAAGAACAAAATGTTTGGAAAATCGCTCGTCCCTTTTTTCGTTTCCAAGGGGGTGaatgtgaatttgaaaaacaataactCACACTCGGCCTTTTGCGTTGCCCTCCACACGGAAAACATCGCCGCTGCTGAGGAATTGCTGAAGGCCGGCGCAGACATGGATATCAATCTGGAGAGCGGCGACACTAACGCCCTGCACTTCTGCACTCGTAATAATAAACTGCTGAGTGCCAAATTCGTGGTTGGATTAAATAAACAGCTGATCAAGGAGGACTTTCAAGGCATCACTATCCTTCACGTGGCGGCGCAAACGGCGGATTTgcagttttgcaaatttctggTCGAAAATGGGGCCGATGTTCATGCCAAAGACTTTCTTGGTCGTTCGGTTTTGGTTTATGTTCCGcgaaaacaaaaggaaaagagaAACTACTTCCTCTCCCTGGGAGTCAGATGTTAA